Proteins from one Naumovozyma castellii chromosome 3, complete genome genomic window:
- the NCAS0C03640 gene encoding dipeptidyl-peptidase III (ancestral locus Anc_3.171), whose amino-acid sequence MTLKDIQEQFLADHEAPITMLSVKDYFPQLTTREQLYAHYMALASHAGTRIVTRQVSVESESIYDLILNIHRNLNGDYSVVSSSDDDKRETQYYLEWASQILANLGNFRSFGDSKIIPRCSVAFFKKLLSVAGIKSVTNTREFPDTNSLLEKGIYNVDEKSGLLGFPADGFTSSYYTGLPISIDDMKFLKNKVFSKYDIMPENLTIHKESSTDFEILVASEVIKGIDECESYTIKNSDDKEVQVKFKYGEHHEEMTHIISNLEKAKKYATNKTQEEMLEKYIGYFKSGEGALHKDAQKLWVQDISPTIETNIGFIETYREPSGIIGEYEALVAIQNKERTAKFATMVANAEQFLSLLPWDHSFEKPKFHAPDFTSLEVLTFTGSGIPAGINIPNYDDVRLNVGFKNVSLGNILSAATKGSSKLPPTFISEADRPIFEKYQGESFEVQVGIHELLGHGSGKLLTETSPGEYNFDHLNPPIGLDGRPVATYYKFGETWGSKFGALAGAYEECRAESIAMYLITNRKLLEIFGFQTKKDQDNIIYAGFLQMARAGLMALQYWDPESKKWGQAHMQARFSIMKTFLKHAEGGKFLKLVPSEDGKDLFIDLDRSLIETVGHECVKDYLLHLHVYKCSADVKRGSEYFIDRSTVTEDLASLRDLVISKKLPRRQYIQANTLLNDQDEVVLKEYDETSLGMIQSFIDRNV is encoded by the coding sequence ATGACTCTGAAAGATATACAGGAACAGTTTCTAGCAGACCATGAAGCACCTATCACAATGCTATCGGTCAAGGATTATTTCCCACAATTGACCACAAGGGAACAATTATATGCCCATTATATGGCATTAGCATCTCATGCAGGAACAAGAATAGTAACAAGACAGGTCTCCGTTGAGAGTGAATCGATCTatgatttgattttgaatattcatAGGAATTTGAATGGTGACTATTCAGTTGTGAGCTCtagtgatgatgataaaagGGAAACTCAGTATTATTTGGAATGGGCTTCCCAAATCTTGGCTAACTTGGGTAATTTTAGATCCTTTGGTGATTCTAAGATCATTCCTCGTTGTTCTGTTGcctttttcaaaaaattgcTTTCAGTCGCTGGAATAAAATCAGTCACTAACACCAGGGAATTCCCAGATACAAACTCATTGCTTGAAAAGGGTATTTATAATGTCGATGAAAAGAGTGGACTACTCGGGTTTCCAGCAGACGGATTTACCAGTTCTTACTATACAGGCTTGCCTATCTCAATTGATGAcatgaaatttttgaagaataagGTGTTTAGTAAATATGACATTATGCCCGAAAATTTAACTATTCACAAGGAATCCTCAActgattttgaaatccTGGTAGCATCAGAAGTAATAAAAGGTATTGATGAATGTGAATCATATACTATTAAAAATTCTGATGATAAAGAAGTTCAAGTGAAATTTAAGTATGGGGAACATCATGAAGAAATGACGCAtattatttccaatttagaGAAAGCTAAAAAGTATGCAACCAACAAGACACAAGAGGAAATGttagaaaaatatattggCTATTTCAAATCTGGTGAAGGTGCATTACACAAGGATGCTCAAAAATTGTGGGTGCAAGATATTTCTCCCACTATTGAAACAAACATTGGGTTTATCGAAACTTATAGAGAACCTTCTGGGATTATTGGTGAATATGAAGCCTTAGTAGCCATTCAGAATAAGGAACGTACAGCCAAATTTGCCACTATGGTCGCTAATGCTGAACAATTTTTATCCCTCTTACCATGGGATCATTCTTTTGAGAAGCCTAAATTTCATGCTCCAGATTTCACATCTCTAGAGGTTTTAACTTTTACTGGTTCTGGTATCCCAGCAGGTATCAATATCCCTAACTATGACGATGTCAGATTGAATGTTGGGTTCAAGAATGTCTCTCTAGGAAATATATTGAGCGCAGCTACTAAGGGATCATCAAAACTACCACCTACTTTTATTTCAGAGGCTGATCGTCctatttttgaaaagtatCAAGGCGAATCATTTGAAGTACAGGTCGGTATCCATGAGTTATTAGGTCATGGATCAGGTAAATTACTAACTGAAACATCACCAGGTGAATACAACTTTGATCATTTGAACCCACCAATTGGATTAGATGGTAGACCAGTGGCAACATATTATAAATTTGGTGAAACATGGGGGTCCAAATTTGGTGCTTTGGCTGGGGCATATGAAGAATGTAGAGCAGAATCAATTGCAATGTATTTGATAACAAAcagaaaattattagaaatttTTGGTTTCCAAACTAAAAAAGATCAAGACAACATTATCTATGCAGGTTTTTTGCAGATGGCACGTGCTGGGTTAATGGCTCTACAATATTGGGATCCTGAAAGCAAAAAATGGGGTCAAGCTCACATGCAAGCTAGATTTTCAATTATGAAAACGTTCTTGAAACACGCAGAAGGTGGGAAATTCTTAAAATTAGTTCCAAGTGAAGACGGTAAggatttatttattgatttagATCGTTCATTAATCGAGACTGTTGGCCATGAATGTGTAAAGGATTATTTGCTACACTTGCACGTTTACAAGTGCTCTGCCGATGTCAAGAGGGGGAGCGAATACTTCATTGATAGATCTACTGTGACAGAAGACTTAGCTAGCTTGCGAGATCTCGTTATCTCGAAGAAATTGCCAAGAAGACAATATATTCAAGCCAAcacattattaaatgacCAAGATGAAGTTGTATTGAAGGAGTACGATGAGACTTCGCTGGGTATGATCCAGTCATTCATTGACAGAAATGTGTAA
- the GPM3 gene encoding phosphoglycerate mutase family protein GPM3 (ancestral locus Anc_3.172): MTASTETFKLFLLRHGQSELNHENIFCGWIDAKLTEKGKSQARHTASLIKDYCQSNNVSLPQIGYTSRLVRTQQTMDVILDELNLKGENHVVCGNSFTEKDESDLTTSLQQNKGQVIPVLQTWRLNERHYGSWQGQRKPKILQQYGKDEYMYIRRDYHGKPPQVDLKLEMVQEVDEKGSSTGYEFKEPNRHLKYGVEEANGETLPSGESLEDVVKRMVPLFDNIVLKLAKDFSLDSSLIVGHGSSVRSILKILEGISDEAIKDVDIPNGIPLVIELDRSSFKFIRSFYLDPESAKINAKKVRNEGFEQNP, encoded by the coding sequence ATGACAGCTTCAACTGAAACATTTAAACTGTTCTTGTTGAGACACGGGCAGAGTGAATTGAACCAcgaaaatattttctgtGGTTGGATTGATGCCAAATTGACTGAAAAAGGGAAATCGCAAGCACGCCACACGGCCAGCTTGATCAAGGATTACTGTCAGTCAAACAATGTTTCCTTGCCTCAGATTGGGTACACTTCAAGATTAGTCCGAACTCAACAGACTATGGATGTTATCcttgatgaattaaatcTAAAAGGTGAAAATCATGTTGTTTGTGGGAACTCATTTACAGAAAAGGATGAGTCAGATTTGACTACAAGTTTGCAACAAAATAAAGGACAAGTTATTCCCGTTTTACAAACATGGAGATTGAATGAACGTCATTATGGTTCCTGGCAAGGACAAAGAAAGCCAAAGATTTTGCAACAATATGGTAAGGATGAATACATGTATATCAGAAGAGATTATCATGGGAAACCTCCACAAGTTGATTTGAAACTTGAGATGGTTCAAGAGGTCGACGAAAAGGGATCATCTACCGGTTATGAATTCAAGGAGCCTAATAGacatttgaaatatggCGTAGAGGAAGCCAATGGAGAAACCTTACCTTCAGGTGAATCTTTGGAAGATGTGGTCAAGAGGATGGTTCCCCTTTTTGATAACAttgttttgaaattagCCAAAGACTTTTCTTTAGACTCTTCTTTAATAGTTGGACATGGTAGTTCTGTGAgatcaattttaaaaatctTGGAAGGAATTTCAGATGAAGCAATCAAGGATGTCGATATTCCAAATGGTATTCCATTGGTAATTGAACTAGATAGAAGTAGTTTCAAGTTTATTAGAAGCTTTTACTTGGATCCAGAATCTGCCAAGATCAATGCCAAAAAAGTCCGTAATGAAGGGTTTGAACAAAACCCATAA
- the NCAS0C03660 gene encoding uncharacterized protein (ancestral locus Anc_3.173) has protein sequence MIMTSTELPPNLFTEPLEDELYQLKSHLKGYRPSIPCNLNPQQFLRYGSTSSISSSSSVSSQADARSMGLKTQLHHPDKRVPNFADNQSFTLHQRLHNDDNRSMSWNNRRQSEISPSVGRISPFGSLHDENASFFNKYADLSAMTTSIDNAIQPSLTEKIYTKNTNNNNNIQQSFAFSDSPMLNGSDSNSFSNTHPSAQFSVRISSDFSDDFDEFYSSQTDDETMNYEKDEKFSKDWPLQDKNFVLNATDTKTIFNNEFPQDEDIDISDDDDDDDKNANNGSDNDENTYVNHSCSYMDNSTLQLVVSDRSLTPQQQKREPLQITVDTNQELKTSTEMIDKVNYPTKHSKSKGKQKKPVVLPNSKFENDIYTCMMLDLITDAPCSAQFSRSYDLVRHQNTIHAKQKIVFHCLQCIKLFGERGFSKTFSRLDALSRHLKSKHEGLTLEEKKEVTKYAKKNIGYIMAQ, from the coding sequence ATGATAATGACATCCACCGAACTACCTCCAAATCTGTTCACTGAACCtttagaagatgaattgTATCAGTTGAAGTCACATTTAAAGGGGTACCGTCCCTCAATACCCTGCAACTTAAATCCGCAACAATTTCTGAGGTATGGTTCCACTTCTTCTATATCATCCAGCAGTTCAGTTTCCTCTCAAGCTGATGCTAGGTCAATGGGGTTAAAGACCCAATTACATCATCCTGATAAGAGGGTGCCAAACTTTGCTGATAATCAGTCATTTACTCTTCATCAACGATTGCACAATGACGATAATCGGTCAATGTCTTGGAATAATCGTCGCCAAAGTGAAATTTCCCCTTCTGTGGGAAGAATTAGCCCGTTTGGAAGTTTGCATGACGAAAATGcatcatttttcaacaaataTGCTGATCTTTCAGCTATGACAACATCGATTGATAATGCCATTCAACCTTCATTAACAGAGAAAATATATACCAAAAataccaacaacaataataatattcaacaaTCATTCGCATTCTCTGATTCTCCCATGTTAAATGGATCAGATTCCAATTCGTTTAGTAATACCCATCCCTCTGCTCAATTTAGCGTTAGAATATCGAGCGATTTTAGTGATGACTTCGACGAATTTTATTCATCACAAACAGATGATGAGACAATGAATTATGAAAAGGATGAGAAATTTTCTAAGGATTGGCCATTACAAGATAAGAATTTTGTTTTGAATGCTACTGATACCAAGaccattttcaataatgaatttcCTCAAGACGAAGATATCGATATtagtgatgatgacgacgatGATGACAAGAATGCGAATAATGGAAGCGATAATGATGAGAACACGTACGTTAACCATTCATGCTCGTACATGGATAACTCAACACTACAATTGGTTGTAAGTGATAGATCCTTGACACCACAGCAGCAAAAAAGAGAACCGCTTCAAATTACTGTTGATACCAATCAAGAACTCAAAACTTCGACGGAGATGATAGACAAGGTAAACTACCCTACAAAACATAGCAAATCTAAGGGAAAGCAAAAGAAGCCCGTTGTTTTACCAAATTCAAAGTTTGAAAACGATATTTATACATGCATGATGTTAGATTTAATAACAGACGCACCATGCTCGGCCCAATTTTCTAGATCCTATGACTTAGTAAGACATCAAAATACAATACATGCCAAGcaaaaaattgtttttcaTTGTTTACAATGTATTAAACTTTTTGGTGAACGTGGATTCTCAAAAACGTTTTCCAGGTTAGATGCTTTATCGAGGCATTTGAAATCCAAGCATGAAGGCCTAACATTGGAGGAAAAAAAGGAAGTTACAAAGTATgcgaaaaaaaatattggataCATCATGGCTCAATAA
- the THI20 gene encoding trifunctional hydroxymethylpyrimidine kinase/phosphomethylpyrimidine kinase/thiaminase (ancestral locus Anc_3.174), whose amino-acid sequence MTNAHTTITINTPPPYLSLAKSERLPTVLTIAGSDSSGGAGIEADLKTISAHRCYGMTCMTALTIQTPVKVYGIHVTPENVVSQILDANLKDMRCDVIKTGMLTLESIEALHDKLKSFEGDESKPKLIVDPVLVATSGSSLAGDELVSIIKEKITPFATLLTPNVPECFKLIGKESKLESMDDIYKLAQDVSDATKCSNILLKGGHIPWTSDGNKKYITDVLYMKSEKKFVVYKGRYVNTTHTHGTGCTLASAISSNLARGYSLCQAIYGGVEYVQNAVAIGCEVTKDTVKTNGPINHVYAVEVPLEKMIEDECFTAHDLVPSKALTTTESIRKNFFKYLIEHPYVKPHWETYINHEFVKKIADGSLDRKKFQFFIEQDYSYLVDYARVHCVAGSKAPSLDDMEKELTIVGGVKQEMQHHQKRLREEFGVKNDSYFENISKGPALRAYSRYFNDVARRGNWQELVAALTPCLMGYGYALITFENDITVEKGTMYHEWLDVYSSKWYREHMADGEVLLNHIAMTYPAEQLDTLVKIFGQVCELETKFWDAALEFEEEI is encoded by the coding sequence ATGACGAACGCCCATACTACTATCACGATAAATACACCACCACCATATCTTTCATTAGCCAAGTCTGAGAGATTACCAACCGTTCTAACGATTGCTGGCTCCGATTCCAGTGGTGGTGCCGGTATTGAAGCTGATCTTAAGACAATCTCAGCACATAGATGTTACGGTATGACTTGTATGACAGCATTGACAATCCAAACCCCGGTTAAAGTGTATGGAATCCATGTTACACCAGAAAATGTTGTTTCTCAAATTCTTGATgccaatttgaaagatatgAGATGTGACGTGATTAAAACTGGGATGTTAACCTTAGAATCAATTGAGGCCTTGCATGATAAATTGAAGTCATTTGAAGGAGACGAatcaaaaccaaaattGATCGTTGATCCTGTCTTAGTTGCCACTTCTGGTTCTTCATTAGCTGGTGATGAATTGGTTTCGAtaatcaaagaaaagattaCACCATTTGCTACGTTGCTAACTCCTAACGTTCCAgaatgtttcaaattgattGGTAAGGAAAGTAAGCTTGAATCCATGGATGACATTTACAAACTAGCTCAGGATGTTTCTGATGCGACCAAATGTAGTAACATCTTATTGAAAGGTGGACATATTCCATGGACAAGTGATGGCaataagaaatatattactGATGTCCTATATATGAAAAGCGAGAAGAAGTTTGTGGTATATAAAGGACGTTATGTTAACACTACGCATACCCATGGTACTGGGTGTACCTTAGCTTCTGCCATCTCCTCTAATTTAGCTCGAGGCTATTCCCTTTGTCAAGCTATCTATGGTGGTGTAGAATATGTTCAAAATGCAGTTGCCATTGGTTGTGAAGTCACAAAAGATACAGTGAAGACAAACGGACCTATCAACCACGTGTATGCTGTAGAAGTTCCACTAGAGAAAATGATTGAAGACGAATGTTTTACCGCACATGATCTCGTTCCATCCAAGGCATTAACGACTACCGAAAGCATcagaaaaaatttcttcaaatactTGATTGAACATCCATATGTTAAGCCACATTGGGAAACTTATATTAATCATGAATTTGTAAAGAAAATCGCTGACGGTTCATTAGATCGtaaaaagtttcaatttttcattgaacAAGATTATTCCTATCTTGTAGATTACGCCCGCGTTCATTGTGTTGCTGGTAGTAAAGCTCCATCATTAGATGATATGGAAAAAGAATTGACCATTGTTGGCGGAGTTAAACAAGAAATGCAACATCATCAAAAGAGGTTAAGGGAAGAATTTGGCGTTAAAAACGACtcttattttgaaaatatttcaaaggGCCCGGCTTTGAGAGCGTATTCAAGGTACTTTAATGATGTTGCTAGAAGAGGTAACTGGCAAGAATTAGTAGCTGCATTGACGCCATGTCTAATGGGTTACGGGTATGCTTTGataacttttgaaaatgatattacTGTTGAAAAGGGTACGATGTACCACGAATGGTTAGATGTCTACTCCTCCAAGTGGTACCGTGAACATATGGCAGACGGTGAAGTTCTATTGAACCACATAGCCATGACGTATCCAGCAGAACAACTAGACACATTAGTGAAAATCTTTGGCCAAGTTTGTGAGTTGGAAACCAAATTCTGGGATGCAGCATTGGAGTTTGAAGAGGAAATCTAA